A region of Micromonospora chokoriensis DNA encodes the following proteins:
- the qcrA gene encoding cytochrome bc1 complex Rieske iron-sulfur subunit, whose product MSTHTEHQAPQGREPLDVNDPKLTRFDIVREGARRDDIEIVHYEPQVLPGTKAERRLTRVVAGFFLITGLAATAFLAIYIWWPWKYEAGRGGDKFYTPLLGFTLGVALLAVGFGILTWGKKLLPKEVSIQDRHEGQVDSEGRTITGQTMLYMADELGVKRRPLLGISLLAGLAPVAAVAAAPLVGGLISQPHKNNQMFTTGFAPAEGGELIRLVREDGRPVRPADISAGGQLTVFPGIDHGVSNKHADSPTLLIHLRDSDAQESRRANESIGHGDYMWGNYAAFSKICTHAGCPASLYEQQTNRLLCPCHQSQFLITNNAKPVFGPASRRLPQLPIEVDSEGFFVAKSDYTETVGPDFWERP is encoded by the coding sequence ATGAGCACCCACACCGAGCACCAGGCCCCGCAGGGCCGGGAGCCGCTCGACGTGAACGACCCCAAGCTGACCCGGTTCGACATCGTCCGTGAGGGCGCGCGTCGGGACGACATCGAGATCGTCCACTACGAGCCGCAGGTGCTGCCCGGCACGAAGGCGGAGCGTCGGCTGACCCGGGTGGTCGCCGGGTTCTTCCTGATCACCGGTCTGGCCGCGACCGCCTTCCTGGCCATCTACATCTGGTGGCCGTGGAAGTACGAGGCCGGCCGTGGTGGCGACAAGTTCTACACCCCGCTGCTCGGGTTCACCCTCGGCGTGGCGTTGCTCGCCGTCGGCTTCGGCATCCTGACCTGGGGCAAGAAGTTGCTGCCCAAGGAGGTCTCGATCCAGGACCGGCACGAGGGCCAGGTGGACTCCGAAGGCCGTACGATCACCGGTCAGACCATGCTCTACATGGCGGACGAGCTGGGCGTGAAGCGTCGCCCGCTGCTCGGCATCTCGCTGCTGGCCGGTCTCGCGCCGGTCGCCGCGGTCGCCGCGGCGCCGCTGGTCGGCGGTCTGATCTCGCAGCCGCACAAGAACAACCAGATGTTCACCACCGGGTTCGCCCCGGCCGAGGGTGGCGAGCTGATCCGTCTGGTCCGCGAGGATGGTCGTCCGGTCCGTCCGGCGGACATCAGCGCCGGTGGCCAGCTGACCGTCTTCCCCGGCATCGACCACGGCGTGAGCAACAAGCACGCCGACTCGCCGACGCTGCTGATCCACCTCCGCGACTCCGACGCGCAGGAGTCGCGTCGGGCCAACGAGAGCATCGGCCACGGCGACTACATGTGGGGCAACTACGCGGCCTTCTCGAAGATCTGCACGCACGCCGGCTGCCCCGCCAGCCTGTACGAGCAGCAGACCAACCGGCTGCTCTGCCCGTGCCACCAGTCCCAGTTCCTGATCACCAACAACGCCAAGCCTGTCTTCGGCCCTGCCAGCCGGCGGTTGCCGCAGTTGCCGATCGAGGTGGACTCCGAGGGCTTCTTCGTGGCGAAGTCCGACTACACCGAGACTGTCGGGCCTGACTTCTGGGAGCGGCCGTGA